One region of Natronorubrum aibiense genomic DNA includes:
- a CDS encoding glycerate kinase type-2 family protein: MIEHRDQLATTDARDAALACVEAGIEAGHPRAVVRDAVALEGETLRVADASYDLDAYDELVVLGGGNAAAHVTAALEAVLGDRIARGVVVTDDPTDLDTVAVREGDHPVPSERGVEGTRRLLAAADAADERTLVLAAITGGGSALMAAPAGDVSLDDLQTTTDALLESGADIHEINAVRKHCSALKGGQLARRLAPATVVSVVLSDVVGNDLSVIASGPVAPDESTFDDALAVVDRYDIDVPAAVADRLERGAAGAISETPGPDDPVFDRVSNHIVADGMTVLEAAADVAAEQGYEPLILSSRVRGEAREAATTHVAIGEEALATGMPISPPAVLLSGGETTVTVAGDGTGGPNQEFATSAALSLEAGLTVAAVDTDGIDGSSDAAGGIVDDGTVDEAARVRAALADNDVYPFLTERNGLVKTGPTGTNLNDLRVIVVE; encoded by the coding sequence GTGATCGAGCACCGAGACCAGTTGGCGACGACCGACGCGCGCGACGCTGCCCTCGCCTGCGTCGAGGCGGGGATCGAGGCGGGTCATCCTCGAGCTGTCGTCCGCGATGCGGTCGCACTCGAGGGGGAGACCCTTCGCGTGGCCGACGCGAGCTACGACCTCGACGCGTACGACGAACTCGTCGTCCTCGGGGGTGGCAACGCCGCTGCCCACGTCACTGCGGCGCTCGAGGCCGTTCTCGGCGACCGGATCGCCCGTGGTGTCGTCGTCACGGACGACCCGACCGACCTCGACACCGTCGCCGTCCGCGAAGGCGACCATCCCGTCCCGAGCGAGCGCGGCGTCGAGGGGACGCGCCGACTGCTCGCGGCCGCCGACGCGGCGGACGAGCGAACGCTCGTGCTGGCGGCGATCACCGGCGGCGGGAGTGCGCTCATGGCCGCACCCGCGGGCGACGTCTCCCTCGACGACCTGCAGACAACCACCGACGCGTTACTCGAGAGCGGGGCCGACATCCACGAGATCAACGCCGTCCGCAAGCACTGTTCGGCGCTGAAAGGTGGCCAGCTCGCTCGCCGGCTCGCTCCGGCGACGGTCGTCTCCGTCGTACTCAGTGATGTCGTCGGCAACGACCTGAGCGTGATCGCGAGCGGCCCCGTCGCGCCCGACGAATCGACGTTCGACGACGCGCTCGCAGTCGTCGACCGCTACGATATCGACGTTCCTGCTGCGGTCGCCGATCGCCTCGAGCGCGGCGCGGCCGGCGCGATTTCGGAAACGCCAGGTCCCGACGACCCCGTCTTCGATCGGGTTTCGAACCATATCGTCGCCGACGGCATGACCGTCCTTGAGGCCGCCGCCGACGTCGCCGCCGAGCAGGGCTACGAGCCGCTCATCCTCTCCTCGCGGGTTCGCGGTGAGGCCCGCGAGGCGGCGACGACCCACGTCGCTATCGGTGAAGAAGCACTGGCGACGGGGATGCCGATCTCACCGCCAGCCGTGCTCCTGTCGGGTGGCGAGACGACGGTGACGGTCGCCGGCGACGGCACGGGCGGACCGAACCAGGAGTTCGCGACGAGCGCAGCGCTTTCGCTCGAGGCCGGACTCACCGTCGCCGCTGTCGACACCGACGGAATCGACGGCTCGAGCGATGCTGCAGGCGGGATCGTCGACGACGGAACCGTCGACGAAGCTGCGCGGGTTCGAGCAGCGCTCGCGGACAACGACGTCTACCCGTTCCTCACCGAGCGGAACGGACTCGTCAAGACTGGGCCGACCGGCACGAATCTGAACGATCTGCGGGTGATCGTCGTCGAGTAA
- a CDS encoding potassium channel family protein — translation MRIVIVGYGRVGSRTARIVAEEGHETVVVDNDLDRVERARSDGLDAIHGDGADESVLVDAGIETADAIGAFTPDLNVNFAACMVGTHHGCRTVLRIDEDYREDIYEKYAEDVDEIIYPERLGAAGAKTAMLGGDFNVVADLAENLQLTVLEITEGSPAVGKRMSELDLPESARIYAHGREREPLTIPLPGTELEVGDEVAVITEASRADEVRRRLLPATA, via the coding sequence ATGAGAATTGTCATCGTGGGGTATGGCCGAGTCGGCTCCCGGACGGCACGCATCGTCGCCGAAGAGGGCCACGAGACCGTCGTCGTCGACAACGATCTCGACCGCGTCGAACGGGCCCGGTCGGACGGGCTCGACGCGATCCATGGCGACGGCGCTGACGAATCGGTGCTCGTCGACGCGGGGATCGAAACTGCCGACGCAATCGGCGCGTTCACACCCGATCTCAACGTCAACTTCGCAGCCTGTATGGTCGGCACCCATCACGGCTGTCGAACGGTCTTGCGAATCGACGAAGACTACCGCGAGGACATCTACGAAAAATACGCCGAGGACGTCGACGAGATCATCTATCCCGAACGACTCGGCGCTGCGGGTGCCAAGACGGCGATGCTCGGTGGCGACTTCAACGTCGTCGCCGATCTCGCCGAGAACCTGCAACTGACCGTCCTCGAGATCACCGAGGGCTCGCCTGCCGTCGGCAAACGGATGAGCGAACTCGACCTTCCCGAGAGTGCACGCATCTACGCCCACGGCCGTGAACGCGAGCCACTGACGATTCCGCTACCGGGGACGGAACTCGAGGTCGGCGACGAAGTCGCGGTGATCACCGAAGCCTCGCGGGCGGATGAAGTCCGGCGACGGCTGTTGCCCGCGACGGCCTGA
- a CDS encoding DNA methyltransferase, with translation MADDGDRHRQSRLVTDEDGAFDAERARDESLPVEDGELVDTDSLADHQRYIEGRGIYDERNRVNDLTGKEWKYATKSVLAEGYPPAVQHDLRSEHGGQKPPRLCAELIGRFSKAGDTVLDPFAGVGGTLLGASFCEHEGTGLRDAIGFERNERWIEIYETVLEHENEERRARGEAPLAEQELRHGDCADLIESIGDDSVDLLLTDVPYWHMDELEQTRNERETRESKLGAFDVDDADSDGTEETAPDGATQTKAEWLADMAEKFDRFTDAVTPDGHLVVFIGDMYRDQSYEFLSADLARAIESTAPVTLAANLIWYDPTKDLHVYGYPFSFVPSMVHQNVLVFRLEDERN, from the coding sequence ATGGCAGACGACGGGGACCGGCATCGACAGAGTCGCTTGGTGACGGACGAAGACGGCGCGTTCGACGCCGAACGCGCCCGCGACGAGTCCCTTCCGGTTGAGGATGGCGAACTGGTCGACACCGATTCGCTCGCCGACCACCAGCGCTACATCGAGGGGCGGGGGATCTACGACGAGCGAAACCGGGTGAACGATCTCACGGGCAAGGAGTGGAAGTACGCGACGAAATCCGTCCTCGCGGAGGGGTATCCCCCAGCCGTCCAGCACGATCTGCGCAGCGAACACGGCGGCCAGAAGCCGCCGCGACTCTGTGCCGAACTGATCGGCCGGTTCAGCAAGGCCGGCGATACCGTCCTCGACCCGTTCGCCGGCGTCGGCGGCACCTTACTCGGCGCGAGTTTCTGCGAACACGAGGGGACTGGGCTCCGGGACGCGATCGGGTTCGAACGCAACGAGCGCTGGATCGAGATCTACGAGACCGTCCTCGAGCACGAAAACGAGGAGCGACGAGCGCGCGGCGAGGCGCCGCTTGCCGAACAGGAGCTGCGCCACGGCGACTGTGCAGATTTGATCGAGTCGATCGGCGACGACAGCGTCGACCTGTTGCTGACGGACGTTCCCTACTGGCACATGGACGAACTCGAGCAGACGCGAAACGAACGGGAGACACGCGAGAGTAAACTCGGGGCATTCGACGTCGACGACGCCGACAGTGACGGTACTGAGGAGACGGCTCCCGACGGTGCGACACAGACCAAAGCCGAGTGGCTGGCCGACATGGCCGAGAAGTTCGACCGGTTTACCGACGCGGTCACACCGGATGGCCATCTGGTCGTCTTCATCGGCGACATGTACCGCGACCAGTCCTACGAGTTCCTCTCGGCTGATCTCGCACGCGCGATCGAGTCGACCGCCCCGGTGACGCTCGCGGCGAACCTGATCTGGTACGACCCCACGAAAGACCTCCACGTCTACGGCTATCCCTTCTCGTTCGTCCCATCGATGGTTCACCAAAACGTCCTCGTCTTCCGACTCGAGGACGAGCGAAACTGA
- a CDS encoding DUF7513 family protein has protein sequence MSLFTKYFKGWKLRTTTPSFDVGEEIDVFVAESNSDGDGHAYIGDTHLIIEGAGPQTVEKRVRVRITEFDETNATGRGDFVKVVGESSYTG, from the coding sequence ATGAGCCTCTTTACGAAGTACTTCAAAGGCTGGAAACTGCGCACGACGACCCCATCGTTCGACGTGGGTGAGGAAATCGACGTCTTCGTCGCGGAATCGAACAGCGACGGTGACGGCCACGCCTACATCGGCGACACGCACCTGATCATCGAAGGTGCTGGGCCGCAAACCGTCGAGAAACGCGTTCGCGTCCGGATTACCGAGTTCGACGAAACGAACGCGACCGGCCGCGGCGACTTCGTCAAGGTCGTCGGCGAAAGCTCCTATACCGGCTAA
- a CDS encoding Na+/H+ antiporter NhaC family protein, which yields MSSTSDDSTDGDPTDAFVQGTSDEAPRITFYGGRGMSAFPIAFFIVWAIAQTAFWRISDEGGLVVGILLGLILGMFFVRGDWKTYANTIFEGMTQPVAVTAIVAWIWAGMFAQLLQDGGFVDGLVWLADVGGIGATLFPAITFVLAALFTTGIGTGYGSAIAFVTLFFPAGILLGANPVLLFGAILSGSIFGDNLAPVSDTTIVSAVTQDSDIGGVVASRFKYVVIAAIIAFAGYLVAGQFMPGLEIGGDARELLVAESEPIGLVHLVSMGVVIGTAVAGRHIVEAISWGIVVAAVSSLALGLISLGDIVMFNAPPDAPLAEPLEFLPILTIVEDPNAVSVGGSLITGASGFFELAILVLLIIAAAQIMIRGGAFQAILDWSIDNLATNVRNAELTMVGSSALINAVITINTAAEVAIGPYISKIGERFNLNGYRRANILDGQTAALGYIFPWSGGVLAGYSAMQELPAQYDWFSTDMLVTPIDVVPFVFQGWLLVAVFVVAAITGFGREYITDRETEEVARV from the coding sequence ATGAGTAGTACTAGTGATGATTCAACCGATGGTGACCCGACCGACGCATTCGTACAGGGCACCAGTGATGAAGCGCCACGAATAACGTTTTACGGCGGTCGCGGGATGAGTGCGTTCCCGATCGCGTTTTTCATCGTCTGGGCGATCGCTCAGACCGCGTTCTGGCGGATTTCCGACGAAGGCGGACTGGTCGTCGGTATTTTGCTCGGACTGATCCTCGGGATGTTCTTCGTCCGTGGAGACTGGAAAACGTACGCGAATACGATCTTCGAAGGGATGACCCAACCCGTCGCGGTAACGGCCATCGTCGCCTGGATCTGGGCCGGCATGTTCGCCCAACTGCTCCAAGATGGCGGCTTCGTCGACGGACTGGTCTGGCTGGCCGACGTCGGCGGCATCGGCGCGACGCTGTTCCCGGCGATAACGTTCGTCCTCGCGGCCCTGTTTACGACCGGGATCGGGACGGGATACGGCTCCGCGATCGCGTTCGTTACCCTGTTTTTCCCCGCCGGTATCCTGCTCGGGGCCAACCCCGTCTTGTTGTTCGGCGCGATCCTCTCGGGGTCGATCTTCGGTGACAACCTCGCGCCCGTCAGCGACACCACGATCGTCAGCGCCGTCACGCAGGATTCGGACATCGGGGGCGTCGTCGCCTCCCGATTCAAGTACGTAGTCATCGCCGCGATCATCGCGTTCGCTGGCTACCTCGTCGCCGGTCAATTCATGCCCGGCCTCGAGATCGGCGGCGATGCGCGAGAACTGCTCGTCGCCGAGAGCGAACCGATCGGCCTCGTGCACCTCGTCTCGATGGGCGTCGTGATCGGCACCGCAGTCGCCGGACGACACATCGTCGAGGCGATCTCGTGGGGTATCGTCGTCGCGGCCGTCTCGAGTCTCGCACTCGGCCTGATCTCGCTCGGCGACATCGTCATGTTCAACGCACCCCCGGACGCACCGCTCGCCGAACCGCTCGAGTTCCTGCCGATTCTAACGATCGTCGAGGACCCCAACGCGGTCTCCGTCGGCGGCAGCCTCATCACTGGCGCGTCCGGCTTCTTCGAACTCGCGATTCTCGTCTTGCTGATCATCGCTGCGGCGCAGATCATGATCCGCGGTGGTGCGTTTCAGGCGATTCTGGACTGGTCGATCGACAACCTCGCGACGAACGTTCGCAACGCCGAACTCACGATGGTCGGTTCCTCGGCGCTGATCAACGCCGTCATTACGATCAACACGGCCGCAGAGGTCGCGATCGGGCCGTACATCTCGAAGATCGGCGAACGGTTCAACCTGAACGGCTACCGGCGGGCGAACATCTTGGACGGCCAGACTGCCGCGCTTGGCTACATCTTCCCGTGGTCCGGCGGTGTCCTCGCCGGCTATTCGGCGATGCAGGAGTTGCCTGCCCAGTACGACTGGTTCTCCACCGACATGCTCGTGACGCCGATCGACGTCGTTCCGTTCGTCTTCCAGGGATGGCTGTTGGTCGCCGTCTTCGTCGTCGCCGCGATCACCGGCTTCGGCCGTGAATATATTACCGACCGCGAAACCGAGGAGGTGGCACGAGTATGA
- a CDS encoding calcium/sodium antiporter codes for MVLAENVALLSVGILALWLGARWLVDAASRLAAAAGISPLIIGLTVVAFGTSAPEIAVSATAALEGQGDVSVGNVVGSNVFNIGLILGLVAVLAPFRVTETLLRRDAVAMGGATVIAALTLANRVVSRLEGAVLVSLLVGYIAALGIAARRSPATDSSSDGTIPEPDTVAVDTHVDFRREIGRLLVGLVLVVVGGRVLVDSATAIALSLGVSAWLVGVTVVAAGTSLPELVTSVVATRQGDVTIAAGNVIGSNVFNLLGVLGLAALVRPTAVDPAVFPSLVWLLALTAIATVLIATGRRVTRLEGVVLVVVGAGYWLASAVV; via the coding sequence ATGGTTCTCGCCGAGAACGTCGCGTTGCTTAGTGTCGGTATACTCGCCCTCTGGCTCGGTGCCCGATGGCTCGTCGACGCAGCCTCGAGACTCGCCGCTGCGGCCGGTATCTCGCCGCTGATCATCGGTCTCACCGTCGTCGCCTTCGGCACCTCCGCGCCCGAAATCGCCGTTTCTGCGACGGCGGCTCTCGAAGGACAGGGCGACGTCTCAGTCGGCAACGTCGTCGGCTCGAACGTGTTCAATATCGGGCTTATTCTCGGGCTCGTCGCCGTGTTAGCGCCGTTTCGCGTCACGGAGACGTTGCTCCGACGCGATGCAGTCGCGATGGGCGGGGCAACCGTCATCGCCGCGCTCACCCTCGCCAATCGCGTCGTGTCGCGACTCGAGGGTGCCGTCCTCGTCTCCCTGTTGGTAGGGTATATTGCCGCGCTCGGCATCGCAGCTCGGCGGTCGCCAGCGACCGACTCCTCGAGCGACGGCACCATTCCCGAACCGGATACGGTAGCCGTCGATACGCACGTCGATTTCCGTCGCGAGATCGGTCGCCTCCTCGTCGGACTCGTTCTCGTCGTCGTGGGTGGCCGGGTGCTGGTCGATTCGGCGACGGCGATCGCGCTCTCGCTCGGCGTCTCGGCGTGGCTCGTCGGGGTGACGGTCGTCGCCGCGGGAACCTCGCTGCCGGAACTCGTCACCTCGGTCGTCGCCACACGGCAGGGCGACGTCACGATCGCGGCAGGGAACGTCATCGGCTCGAACGTGTTCAACCTCCTCGGCGTGCTTGGACTCGCCGCACTCGTTCGCCCGACAGCGGTCGATCCGGCCGTCTTCCCCAGTCTGGTGTGGTTGCTCGCGCTGACTGCCATCGCCACGGTGCTCATCGCGACCGGACGCCGCGTGACCCGACTCGAGGGCGTCGTCCTCGTCGTGGTCGGGGCCGGATACTGGCTCGCGAGTGCTGTCGTATGA
- a CDS encoding HalOD1 output domain-containing protein: MTASIASVELESLECSRESETYRSRYNQDSTSTSIAVVAAIINILGVDPLELDQLNYTVETDALDKLGRGQGTPNGAVDISFAFEGYAITVSSNGVVAISPPAHERTAIRDTGATNE, translated from the coding sequence ATGACAGCCAGCATAGCCAGTGTCGAGTTGGAATCGCTCGAGTGCTCTCGAGAGTCAGAAACGTATCGTTCCCGGTACAATCAAGACTCAACGTCTACAAGCATCGCCGTTGTCGCAGCGATAATAAACATTCTGGGCGTCGATCCGCTCGAACTGGACCAACTCAACTACACGGTCGAAACCGATGCCCTCGATAAACTCGGACGGGGTCAGGGGACGCCGAACGGAGCCGTCGACATCTCGTTTGCGTTCGAAGGATACGCGATAACCGTGTCCAGCAACGGAGTGGTGGCAATCTCACCACCGGCCCACGAACGAACAGCCATCCGGGACACAGGAGCCACGAACGAATGA
- a CDS encoding helix-turn-helix domain-containing protein yields MATVMEFTSPADEFPLGTVFENLPGVTIELERLIPHETLIIPYFWVRGAEAGDIEAAFEAHAGVVSINLIDSVENEYLMRAEWEERYFGILSALAQANIAVLSGVGTKDGWDFEVRGESREAISEFRTNCQNHDIPIEITVVHALLPIQGDSYELTDTQREALVLAYERGYFDSPREVSLEDIADELGITQQSLSSRLRRGHRRLIAGTLISQ; encoded by the coding sequence ATGGCTACCGTGATGGAGTTTACGAGTCCGGCAGACGAGTTTCCACTGGGAACGGTCTTCGAAAACCTGCCGGGGGTGACGATCGAACTCGAGCGACTTATTCCGCACGAGACCCTCATAATCCCGTATTTTTGGGTCCGCGGCGCGGAGGCCGGGGACATCGAAGCCGCGTTCGAAGCCCATGCTGGCGTGGTCAGCATTAACCTCATCGACAGCGTTGAAAACGAGTATCTCATGCGTGCGGAGTGGGAAGAACGGTACTTCGGCATCCTGAGCGCGCTTGCCCAGGCCAACATCGCCGTTCTCTCGGGGGTCGGGACGAAAGACGGATGGGACTTCGAGGTCCGCGGTGAGAGTCGCGAGGCGATCAGCGAGTTTCGGACCAACTGCCAGAACCATGACATTCCCATCGAGATCACTGTCGTCCACGCGTTGCTGCCAATTCAGGGCGACAGCTACGAGCTAACTGACACCCAGCGAGAAGCGCTGGTGTTGGCCTACGAACGCGGCTACTTTGATTCACCACGTGAAGTATCACTCGAGGATATCGCTGACGAACTCGGAATTACTCAACAGTCGCTTTCGTCTCGACTCAGACGCGGGCACCGACGGCTCATTGCCGGGACGCTCATCAGCCAGTAG
- a CDS encoding helix-turn-helix domain-containing protein, which produces MSVIAEFRISSADFELGRILRVEGITSIELESLVPIGEATVPLFWIHNSTRDSFVESVQRHPTVSNTSAVDEFDDRTLFTLDWDANQDHVFNGISEHNGQLLSAIGTPKKWDFELRFPDHNALSEFTTHCEDAQVSLEVTRVYNPTKPDAGPWYGLSDPQREAITLAVQNGYYDIPRGCTTKELADELEISDQAVTERLRRAIVALTTHTLFPSDSGT; this is translated from the coding sequence ATGAGCGTAATTGCAGAATTTCGGATCTCATCTGCTGACTTCGAACTCGGACGGATTCTCCGTGTTGAGGGGATCACATCTATCGAACTCGAGAGTCTCGTCCCGATCGGTGAAGCCACCGTTCCACTCTTCTGGATCCATAACTCGACACGGGACTCGTTCGTCGAATCCGTCCAACGCCATCCGACTGTCAGCAACACATCGGCGGTTGACGAATTCGACGACCGAACACTCTTTACGCTCGATTGGGATGCGAATCAGGATCACGTTTTCAACGGCATTAGCGAGCATAACGGACAGTTGTTGAGTGCCATCGGAACACCCAAGAAGTGGGATTTCGAGCTGCGATTTCCCGACCACAACGCCCTAAGCGAGTTTACGACACACTGTGAAGATGCGCAGGTCTCGTTGGAGGTAACTCGCGTGTATAACCCAACGAAACCGGACGCCGGCCCGTGGTATGGCTTGAGCGATCCCCAACGTGAAGCGATTACGCTCGCCGTACAGAATGGGTACTACGATATTCCGAGAGGCTGTACGACCAAGGAGCTCGCGGACGAACTCGAGATTTCTGATCAGGCCGTGACGGAACGACTCCGCCGTGCAATCGTGGCGCTCACCACGCACACACTATTTCCGTCAGATTCGGGGACGTAA
- a CDS encoding DUF7344 domain-containing protein, translating into MGMDHTSRADRLNAEDVATTNTVERGRSTSPDVALSIVAHEHRRAVLRILNHTDSEVMAVSTLIERVAEHVQNGDQSADEHRQRVRTALHHIHLPKLDACGMIVHDTETDQVRNVTGEPSQELLTAIESYVARE; encoded by the coding sequence ATGGGTATGGATCATACGTCGAGAGCAGACCGGTTGAACGCCGAAGATGTTGCGACGACCAATACAGTCGAGCGAGGGCGATCGACCTCTCCTGATGTGGCCCTCTCGATCGTCGCTCACGAACACCGCCGGGCCGTCCTTCGAATACTGAACCACACGGATTCGGAAGTGATGGCGGTTTCTACACTTATAGAACGGGTTGCCGAGCATGTACAAAACGGGGACCAGTCGGCCGACGAACATCGACAACGCGTTCGCACCGCACTCCATCATATCCATCTCCCAAAACTGGATGCGTGCGGAATGATCGTCCACGATACCGAAACGGATCAGGTCCGGAACGTCACCGGTGAACCGAGCCAGGAGCTGCTCACGGCGATCGAGTCGTACGTCGCACGTGAGTGA
- a CDS encoding glutathione S-transferase family protein — MNMLVDGEWRTDAYETTGDDGSFERQETPFRDWIRDDPDADFQPEAGRYHLYVSYACPWAHRTLVARALLGLEDIISVSVVDPYRGDDGWQFTPGKDGCTRDHIRDADYLRELYVEADPNATCRVTVPVLWDTEQETIVNNESKEIMRMFSTAFGDLTTHDVNLYPERYREEIDRILEAIYEPINNGVYRAGFATDQAPYDAAIDDLFEALEHWDDVLADQRYLAGDRLTEADVAMFTTLVRFDTVYHTHFMCNVQYIREYEHLWPYLRDLYQTPGIAETVNMAHIKEHYYTTHPSVNPHRIVARGPDLAFDAPHDRDDLPGGPPSALAPSSADD, encoded by the coding sequence ATGAACATGCTCGTCGACGGAGAATGGCGAACCGACGCATACGAGACGACCGGCGACGATGGCTCGTTCGAGCGTCAGGAGACGCCGTTTCGCGACTGGATCCGGGACGATCCCGACGCCGACTTCCAGCCCGAAGCCGGCCGGTACCACCTCTACGTCTCCTACGCCTGCCCGTGGGCCCACCGCACGCTCGTGGCGCGGGCGCTTCTGGGCCTCGAGGACATCATTTCGGTATCGGTTGTCGACCCCTACCGCGGCGACGACGGCTGGCAGTTTACCCCAGGGAAGGACGGCTGTACGCGCGACCACATCCGTGACGCCGACTACCTCCGCGAACTGTACGTTGAGGCGGACCCAAACGCGACCTGTCGCGTGACGGTGCCGGTGCTGTGGGACACCGAACAGGAGACGATCGTCAACAACGAATCCAAGGAGATCATGCGGATGTTCTCCACGGCGTTCGGTGACCTCACGACGCACGACGTGAATCTCTACCCGGAGAGGTATCGAGAAGAGATCGATCGAATCCTCGAGGCCATCTACGAACCGATCAACAACGGCGTCTACCGGGCCGGTTTCGCGACCGATCAAGCGCCGTACGACGCGGCGATCGACGACCTCTTCGAGGCGCTCGAGCACTGGGACGACGTGTTAGCCGACCAGCGCTATCTCGCTGGCGACCGGCTGACGGAGGCCGACGTCGCGATGTTCACGACACTCGTCAGATTCGACACCGTCTATCACACACACTTCATGTGTAACGTCCAGTACATCCGGGAGTACGAACACCTCTGGCCGTATCTTCGTGATCTGTATCAGACGCCAGGCATCGCCGAGACGGTGAACATGGCCCACATCAAAGAACACTATTACACGACCCATCCGAGCGTGAATCCACACCGGATCGTCGCTCGTGGTCCTGACCTTGCGTTCGACGCGCCACACGACCGCGACGACCTGCCGGGCGGGCCGCCGTCGGCACTGGCTCCATCCAGCGCCGACGATTGA
- a CDS encoding DUF7535 family protein — MSTKVADSTGYGPNFQMSAFGYIMAGILVLVLLPLLPVAIPAYVLWRVFAADEPEHSFESWHSGRSSNGS; from the coding sequence ATGTCTACAAAAGTAGCCGACTCGACGGGCTACGGGCCGAACTTCCAGATGTCGGCGTTCGGGTACATTATGGCGGGGATTCTGGTACTCGTACTGCTGCCGTTGCTCCCAGTGGCGATCCCGGCGTACGTTCTCTGGCGGGTGTTCGCCGCGGACGAACCCGAACATAGCTTCGAGTCGTGGCACAGCGGTCGCTCATCGAACGGATCGTAA
- a CDS encoding NAD-dependent epimerase/dehydratase family protein, with product MTDIAITGATGRVGSEAIEALSDATLTLFSHSEPENLDAKPLEIADRAAFVDALEGQDVLLHLAANPNPRAEWDSLSGPNIEGVYNAYAAAVENDLERVVFASSNHAVNMNNTVSPLRPESTVSTPTVVHPDDPMDPDTYYGVTKVFGEAMGDYYATRHGLDVVNLRIGWLLSPDELRAECNDRDAAGERYARAMWLSPEDCRRVIDAAVTTTLESNPTTAHGISDNSERFLSLSETMLELNYRPQDDSAAVLDGE from the coding sequence ATGACCGATATCGCCATCACCGGGGCGACTGGCCGCGTCGGCAGCGAGGCTATCGAGGCGCTGTCGGACGCGACCCTGACGCTTTTTTCTCACAGCGAACCTGAGAACCTGGACGCGAAACCGCTCGAGATCGCGGATCGAGCGGCGTTTGTCGACGCGCTCGAGGGACAGGACGTCTTGCTCCATCTCGCGGCCAACCCGAACCCGCGCGCCGAGTGGGATTCGCTTTCCGGGCCGAATATCGAGGGCGTCTACAACGCCTACGCGGCCGCCGTCGAGAACGACCTCGAGCGCGTCGTTTTCGCGAGTTCGAACCACGCGGTGAACATGAACAATACGGTCTCGCCGCTCCGGCCGGAGTCGACGGTCAGCACACCGACGGTCGTCCACCCTGACGACCCGATGGACCCGGACACCTACTACGGCGTCACCAAGGTCTTCGGCGAGGCAATGGGCGACTATTACGCGACCCGGCACGGACTGGACGTGGTCAATCTGCGAATCGGCTGGCTGCTCTCACCCGACGAACTCAGAGCGGAGTGTAACGACCGCGACGCCGCCGGCGAGCGATACGCCCGCGCGATGTGGCTCAGTCCCGAGGATTGCCGGCGGGTGATCGACGCCGCCGTGACGACGACGCTCGAATCGAATCCTACGACTGCCCACGGTATCTCGGATAACTCCGAACGGTTTCTCTCGCTGTCGGAGACGATGCTCGAATTGAACTACCGGCCACAGGACGACTCGGCCGCCGTCCTCGACGGCGAGTAG